The Brevibacterium atlanticum genome segment CCGACCGGCCGGCGGGGCACCTCGGAGACATGCTTCAGATCATGCTCGGCGTCCACGGCGTTCCAGCTTCTTCTGCGCCTTGTCGATGAGTTCGACGACCTCGGAGTCGAGGACGGAGAATTCCGCCTCGGCCGCATGCGGCAGGGCCCGCAGCACGAACAGCTCTCCCGGCCTCAGCTCGCCGAGGCGGTCACGCATGATCGCGCGCAGCCGACGTTTGGTGCGATTGCGCACCACGGCATTGCCGACGGCCTTAGATACGATGAAACCCACGCGAGTTGCGTGGGCGTCATCGGTGTCTCTCAGACTGTGTGCCATGAGATGCGCTGAGCGCACCCGGACTCCCGCTTTGAAGACTCGTCTGAAGTCCTCGCCGCTGCGGATCCGGTGTGCCGCGTCGAGCACACTCAGGCCGAAACTTCGGAACGTCCCTTGCGACGACGTGCGGCCAGGATCGAACGGCCCGCACGGGTGCGCATACGCAGACGGAAGCCGTGCTTCTTGGCGCGCTTGCGGTTGTTGGGCTGGAATGTACGCTTGCTCACTTCAGTCTCCGATTTCTAGGTTGCGGGTGAACGCCGGTGCGTTCTCACAAAAAACGGCGGTGAGAGTCTCGACCGCCGAGCACTCCTGTGCATAAGAGCCAAAGATGATCAGGATAATCGGATGAAGCCCGGTACACAGGACACTCCATCTTAGCGAGGTCGCAACCGGGCGGTCAAACGGCGGAGTCATGTTTCACGTCACTCTCG includes the following:
- the rnpA gene encoding ribonuclease P protein component; the encoded protein is MLDAAHRIRSGEDFRRVFKAGVRVRSAHLMAHSLRDTDDAHATRVGFIVSKAVGNAVVRNRTKRRLRAIMRDRLGELRPGELFVLRALPHAAEAEFSVLDSEVVELIDKAQKKLERRGRRA
- the rpmH gene encoding 50S ribosomal protein L34; the encoded protein is MSKRTFQPNNRKRAKKHGFRLRMRTRAGRSILAARRRKGRSEVSA